A genome region from Vibrio tapetis subsp. tapetis includes the following:
- a CDS encoding sodium-dependent transporter: MKREQWGSRAGFILAAVGSAIGLGNIWRFPYMAYENGGGAFFIPYLFAMLTAGIPFMILEFSMGQKYRGSAPKTLSKIHPKFEWLGWFQVGIAAVIAVYYVAVIGWAISYFGMSFTQSWGTDTNAFFFNEYLALGGDNSPTSLGSIQWKIALAMLLAWGITYAAIVSGVKAGIERASKVMMPVLFVMVILLIARMVFLPGALNGINYMFEPDFSRIWDVKVWAAAYGQIFFTLSIGFAIMLAYSSYLPEKSDITNNAFMTVLINCGFSILAGIMIFSVLGYMAQEQGKELTDVVSAGVGLAFVTLPAAINLLPAPYILGPLFFFALVVAGLSSHISIMEAVTSAIIDKMNWSRKKAANIVIGTGVVVSMAFATNGGLLLLDLVDHFANNVGIMVGALIEILLMAWLLNKVADVREYVNSSSDFSIGQWFDICIRFITPVMLAVILATKLYALFTDGYGGYDLTLGWAVIAGVFVLGLIVNASSKKEA, translated from the coding sequence ATGAAGCGCGAACAATGGGGATCCAGAGCTGGATTTATACTAGCTGCAGTCGGATCAGCAATTGGTTTAGGGAATATTTGGCGTTTCCCTTACATGGCATACGAGAACGGAGGTGGCGCATTTTTTATTCCTTACCTTTTCGCCATGCTAACTGCTGGTATTCCATTCATGATTTTGGAATTCAGTATGGGCCAGAAATACCGTGGCTCAGCACCCAAAACACTGTCAAAGATTCATCCTAAATTCGAATGGCTTGGTTGGTTCCAAGTGGGCATCGCAGCCGTTATTGCCGTTTATTATGTTGCGGTAATCGGATGGGCAATTTCTTACTTTGGTATGTCGTTTACACAAAGTTGGGGAACTGATACTAATGCTTTCTTCTTTAATGAATATCTTGCTTTAGGGGGTGATAACTCCCCAACTAGCCTAGGTAGCATTCAATGGAAAATAGCACTAGCCATGCTTTTGGCTTGGGGTATTACCTACGCAGCCATCGTAAGTGGTGTCAAAGCTGGTATCGAACGAGCATCAAAAGTTATGATGCCTGTTTTGTTCGTGATGGTAATATTGCTGATCGCTCGTATGGTGTTCCTGCCTGGCGCACTTAATGGCATCAACTACATGTTTGAACCCGACTTCAGCCGAATTTGGGACGTAAAAGTATGGGCAGCCGCTTACGGCCAAATATTCTTTACCCTTAGCATTGGTTTCGCCATCATGCTTGCGTATTCAAGCTACCTTCCGGAAAAGTCCGACATTACTAATAATGCGTTCATGACAGTTTTGATCAACTGTGGCTTCTCTATCTTAGCGGGCATCATGATTTTCTCTGTATTGGGTTACATGGCTCAAGAACAAGGCAAAGAACTGACTGACGTTGTATCTGCTGGTGTAGGTTTGGCTTTTGTTACACTACCAGCGGCGATTAATTTACTACCCGCTCCGTACATATTGGGTCCACTGTTCTTCTTCGCACTTGTCGTAGCAGGGTTAAGCTCTCACATTTCAATTATGGAAGCCGTTACTTCAGCGATCATAGACAAAATGAATTGGAGCCGTAAGAAAGCCGCTAATATCGTGATCGGTACGGGTGTTGTTGTTTCTATGGCGTTTGCTACCAATGGTGGTTTATTGCTGCTTGACCTTGTTGACCACTTCGCCAATAACGTTGGTATCATGGTGGGTGCCCTGATAGAAATCCTATTAATGGCGTGGCTACTTAACAAAGTCGCAGACGTTCGTGAATACGTAAACAGCTCGTCAGATTTCTCTATTGGCCAATGGTTTGATATCTGTATTCGCTTTATCACTCCAGTCATGCTTGCTGTGATTCTAGCAACGAAACTATACGCATTATTTACTGATGGTTACGGTGGATACGACTTAACATTAGGCTGGGCAGTCATTGCTGGTGTATTTGTTCTGGGTCTTATCGTTAACGCATCAAGCAAAAAGGAAGCTTAA
- a CDS encoding YnhF family membrane protein, with the protein MENDLKFALLVVVSALSIITTFSVIAVTMM; encoded by the coding sequence ATGGAAAATGACCTGAAATTTGCTTTGTTGGTTGTGGTGAGCGCTTTGAGCATCATCACTACTTTTAGCGTGATAGCTGTAACAATGATGTAG
- a CDS encoding methionine/alanine import family NSS transporter small subunit, which yields MTTSAIIMMVLGLGITWGGAAICIKRAMDKQ from the coding sequence ATGACTACAAGCGCAATCATCATGATGGTTTTAGGACTTGGCATTACTTGGGGCGGTGCAGCAATTTGCATTAAACGCGCCATGGATAAGCAGTAA